The Zingiber officinale cultivar Zhangliang chromosome 10A, Zo_v1.1, whole genome shotgun sequence genome contains a region encoding:
- the LOC122026746 gene encoding uncharacterized protein LOC122026746, producing MASLSFSTAILLLLLFLHVSFTISSSSSSVTGTTGSPKSQKAQLLSKRSVIDAVEGGGKAQDPAATKQKASLGTKNETKLLKPKKANSTATISAGSKIAADATATAKIKLGKTLNATLKASNSTKLLKAVKLSKLNSTKSSSDKLKSLNTTSSSTRSSKKLGLDSPIAKNKTAPTVKVPKAQQPTKEAPVKKPPAAKEKVKMAAKQKVKSEELTTWLETEDDLDSADLISEFRELPSRLLPDLERLSTTSKAYISAANKGIAEGVKPYVGKSFAPKLAPVLSSLFLVLPLLLLTLLFSRLRSYLSLHRLLLFIQAYLAIYFATLALTALVTGLEPLRFFYATSPGSYTWTQAAQTMGYLIYLVLQLSNLVSVFSGDKDTAPAASRALALAQMVIGLALGIHYYAAVFHRAVSGEPPRANWRVHSVYAACFLVICACARADRRKKAYYEGGQDGKNN from the coding sequence ATGGCCTCTTTGTCATTTTCCACCGCCATCCTGTTGTTGCTGCTCTTCCTTCATGTTAGCTTCACTATTTCCTCCTCGTCCTCCTCGGTCACCGGCACCACTGGTTCTCCCAAGTCACAAAAGGCGCAACTTTTGAGCAAAAGGTCTGTGATCGACGCGGTAGAAGGTGGTGGAAAGGCGCAGGATCCTGCAGCGACCAAGCAAAAAGCAAGCTTGGGGACCAAAAACGAGACGAAGCTCTTGAAGCCCAAGAAAGCCAACTCCACCGCCACTATTTCCGCTGGTTCCAAGATCGCCGCCGACGCCACTGCCACCGCCAAGATTAAGCTAGGTAAAACCCTCAATGCCACCCTGAAAGCCTCGAATTCGACCAAGCTTCTCAAGGCAGTCAAGCTAAGTAAGTTGAATTCCACTAAATCGTCCAGCGACAAGCTCAAATCCCTCAATACCACCTCCAGTTCGACCAGATCTTCCAAAAAGTTAGGTCTTGATTCGCCCATTGCCAAAAATAAGACCGCACCCACCGTCAAGGTGCCCAAGGCGCAACAACCCACCAAGGAGGCTCCGGTGAAGAAGCCGCCGGCGGCGAAGGAAAAGGTGAAGATGGCGGCGAAGCAAAAGGTGAAGTCGGAGGAATTGACCACCTGGCTAGAGACGGAGGACGACCTGGACAGCGCGGATCTCATCTCAGAGTTCCGGGAGCTCCCCTCCCGCCTACTCCCAGATCTGGAGCGCCTCTCCACCACCTCCAAGGCCTACATCTCCGCCGCCAACAAAGGCATCGCGGAAGGCGTCAAGCCGTATGTCGGCAAGAGTTTCGCCCCCAAGCTCGCCCCCGTGCTCTCCTCCCTCTTCCTCGTGCTCCCCCTGCTCCTGCTTACCCTCCTCTTCAGCCGCCTCCGCTCCTACCTCTCCCTCCACCGCCTGCTTCTCTTCATCCAGGCCTACCTCGCCATCTACTTCGCCACCCTCGCGCTGACCGCCCTCGTGACGGGGCTCGAGCCACTCCGCTTCTTCTACGCCACCTCGCCGGGATCCTACACCTGGACGCAGGCGGCACAAACAATGGGCTACCTAATCTACCTGGTGCTCCAACTGTCCAACCTAGTCTCCGTGTTCTCCGGCGACAAGGACACCGCCCCCGCCGCATCGCGGGCGCTCGCCCTGGCGCAGATGGTGATCGGCCTGGCGCTCGGCATCCACTACTACGCTGCGGTCTTCCACCGCGCCGTGAGCGGCGAGCCGCCGCGCGCCAACTGGCGCGTGCACAGCGTCTACGCCGCGTGCTTCCTCGTGATCTGCGCGTGCGCACGCGCCGATAGGAGGAAGAAGGCGTACTACGAGGGAGGACAAGACGGTAAGAATAATTAA